One Kitasatospora sp. MAP12-44 DNA segment encodes these proteins:
- a CDS encoding DUF2520 domain-containing protein: MNSLDPFDAAPEDPAARPARLAVGVVGTGRVGPALGAALQLAGHQVVAASGVSTSSLRRAEALLPGVRLVTPPQVLAAADLVLLTVPDDALPALVAGLAATGSVRPGQIIVHTSGAVGVSVLEPATRAGALPLALHPAMTFTGTSVDVARLAGCPFGVTAPDELRPVAEALVVEMGGDPEWVPEEVRPLYHTALAHGANHLVTLVAQALELLRTAGVAEPGRLLGPLLGAALDNSLRSGDAALTGPVARGDVGTVRRHLEQLSTVSPDIPAAYRAMARATAQRAVASGTLNEESAAALLDVLNEEIH, translated from the coding sequence GTGAACTCGCTCGACCCGTTCGACGCCGCTCCCGAGGATCCGGCCGCCCGACCGGCCCGACTCGCCGTCGGTGTGGTGGGCACCGGCCGGGTCGGACCGGCGCTGGGCGCCGCACTGCAACTGGCCGGCCACCAGGTGGTGGCCGCCTCCGGCGTCTCCACGAGCTCCCTGCGCCGGGCCGAGGCCCTGCTGCCGGGCGTCCGCCTGGTGACGCCCCCGCAGGTGCTGGCCGCCGCCGACCTGGTGCTGCTGACCGTCCCGGACGACGCGCTGCCCGCGCTGGTCGCCGGGCTGGCCGCCACCGGCTCGGTCCGCCCCGGGCAGATCATCGTGCACACCTCCGGCGCGGTCGGCGTGTCGGTGCTGGAGCCCGCCACCCGGGCCGGCGCGCTGCCGCTGGCGCTGCACCCCGCGATGACCTTCACCGGCACCTCGGTGGACGTGGCCCGGCTGGCCGGCTGCCCGTTCGGGGTGACCGCCCCCGACGAGCTGCGCCCGGTCGCCGAGGCCCTGGTGGTGGAGATGGGCGGCGACCCGGAGTGGGTGCCCGAGGAGGTCCGCCCGCTCTACCACACCGCCCTCGCGCACGGCGCGAACCACCTGGTCACGCTGGTCGCGCAGGCCCTGGAGCTGCTGCGGACGGCCGGGGTGGCCGAGCCCGGCCGGCTGCTCGGCCCGCTGCTCGGCGCCGCGCTCGACAACAGCCTGCGCTCCGGCGACGCCGCGCTGACCGGCCCGGTCGCCCGCGGTGACGTGGGGACGGTGCGCCGTCACCTGGAGCAGCTCAGTACGGTGTCCCCGGACATCCCCGCCGCGTACCGGGCGATGGCCCGGGCCACCGCACAGCGGGCGGTGGCCAGCGGGACGCTGAACGAAGAGTCTGCGGCAGCGCTGCTGGACGTACTCAACGAGGAGATTCACTGA
- a CDS encoding type III pantothenate kinase → MLLTIDVGNTQTTLGLFDGEEIVEHWRISTDPRRTADELAVLLQGLMGSHPLAAEEQVEGLSICSSVPAVLHELREVARRYYGDVPAVIVEPGVKTGVHVLMDHPKEVGADRIVNALAANHLYGGPCIVVDFGTATTFDAINERGDYIGGAIAPGIEISVEALGVRGAQLRKIELTRPRNVIGKNTVEGMQSGILYGFAGQVDGLVARMSKELAKDPEDVQVIATGGLAPLVLGEAEAIDVHEPWLTLIGLRLVYERNKPS, encoded by the coding sequence ATGCTCCTCACCATCGACGTCGGCAACACCCAGACCACGCTCGGCCTGTTCGACGGTGAGGAGATCGTCGAGCACTGGCGGATCTCCACCGACCCGCGTCGGACGGCGGACGAACTGGCCGTGCTGCTGCAGGGGCTGATGGGCTCTCATCCGCTGGCCGCCGAGGAGCAGGTCGAGGGTCTGTCGATCTGCTCCTCGGTGCCCGCGGTGCTGCACGAACTGCGCGAGGTGGCCCGCCGCTACTACGGCGACGTGCCCGCGGTGATCGTGGAGCCCGGGGTGAAGACCGGGGTGCACGTCCTGATGGACCACCCCAAGGAGGTCGGCGCCGACCGCATCGTCAACGCGCTGGCCGCAAACCACCTGTACGGGGGACCGTGCATCGTGGTCGACTTCGGCACCGCGACCACCTTCGACGCGATCAACGAGCGCGGCGACTACATCGGCGGCGCGATCGCCCCGGGCATCGAGATCTCGGTCGAGGCCCTCGGTGTCCGCGGCGCCCAGCTGCGCAAGATCGAGCTGACCCGGCCGCGCAACGTGATCGGCAAGAACACCGTCGAGGGCATGCAGTCCGGCATCCTCTACGGCTTCGCCGGCCAGGTGGACGGGCTGGTGGCCCGGATGTCCAAGGAGCTGGCCAAGGACCCGGAGGATGTCCAGGTGATCGCCACCGGCGGCCTGGCGCCGCTGGTGCTCGGCGAGGCCGAGGCGATCGACGTGCACGAGCCCTGGCTCACCCTGATCGGCCTGCGACTGGTCTACGAGCGCAACAAGCCCAGCTGA
- a CDS encoding response regulator transcription factor → MTIRVMLVDDQELLRTGFRMVLQSQGDIEITAEAGDGAQALEVLRHTQVDVILMDVRMPRLDGVQATRRICLAADGSPLPDAPHVLILTTFDLDEYAFAALKAGASGFLLKDVPPTELVAAIRSVHGGDAVVAPTTTRRMIDRFAEVLPLPRGAGTPAVLDPLTEREREVFLLVAQGLSNAEIAAELTLSEATVKTHVGRILAKLRLRDRVQAVVLAYEAGLVRAGSSD, encoded by the coding sequence ATGACCATCCGCGTGATGCTCGTCGACGACCAGGAACTGCTGCGCACGGGCTTCCGGATGGTCCTCCAGTCACAGGGCGACATCGAGATCACCGCCGAGGCGGGCGACGGCGCCCAGGCCCTGGAGGTGCTCAGGCACACGCAGGTGGACGTGATCCTGATGGACGTCCGGATGCCCCGGCTGGACGGCGTGCAGGCCACCCGGCGGATCTGCCTGGCCGCCGACGGCAGCCCGCTGCCGGACGCCCCGCACGTGCTGATCCTGACCACCTTCGACCTGGACGAGTACGCCTTCGCCGCGCTCAAGGCCGGCGCCAGCGGCTTCCTGCTCAAGGACGTCCCGCCGACCGAGCTGGTGGCCGCGATCCGCTCGGTCCACGGCGGCGACGCGGTGGTCGCCCCGACCACCACCCGCCGCATGATCGACCGATTCGCCGAGGTACTCCCGCTCCCCCGCGGCGCGGGCACCCCGGCCGTCCTCGACCCGCTGACCGAGCGCGAGCGCGAGGTCTTCCTGCTCGTCGCCCAGGGCCTGTCGAACGCCGAGATCGCCGCCGAGCTGACCCTCTCCGAAGCCACCGTGAAGACCCACGTCGGCCGCATCCTGGCCAAACTCCGGCTGCGCGACCGGGTGCAGGCCGTGGTGCTGGCGTACGAGGCCGGGCTGGTCAGGGCGGGCAGCTCGGACTGA
- the nadC gene encoding carboxylating nicotinate-nucleotide diphosphorylase, with product MSDHHAEHTHEELPLAEQDGCGDGCACGDGEGYETGLDPALAELLEAAGLDPVEVEDIATLALAEDLAGGEDVTSIATVPADAVATADFTAREAGVVAGLRIAEAVVSLICEEEFEVERHVEDGDQVEAGQVLLSVRSRTRDLLTAERSALNLLCHLSGIATATRQWADVLEGTGAVVRDTRKTHPGLRALQKYAVRAGGGMNHRMALSDAALIKDNHVVAAGGVAQAFLAVRAAYPELPVEVEVDALEQIPPVLEAGADLILLDNFSIPELKDAVQLVAGRARLEASGGLTLATARAVAETGVDYLAVGALTHSSPILDIGLDLRA from the coding sequence ATGTCCGACCATCACGCCGAGCACACCCACGAGGAACTCCCGCTGGCCGAGCAGGACGGCTGCGGCGACGGCTGCGCCTGCGGGGACGGCGAGGGCTACGAGACCGGTCTCGACCCGGCGCTCGCCGAGCTGCTGGAGGCGGCCGGCCTGGACCCGGTCGAGGTCGAGGACATCGCCACACTGGCGCTGGCCGAGGACCTGGCCGGCGGCGAGGACGTCACCTCGATCGCCACCGTGCCGGCCGACGCCGTCGCCACCGCCGACTTCACCGCCCGTGAGGCGGGCGTGGTGGCCGGTCTGCGGATCGCCGAGGCCGTGGTCTCGCTGATCTGCGAGGAGGAGTTCGAGGTCGAGCGGCACGTCGAGGACGGCGACCAGGTCGAGGCCGGCCAGGTGCTGCTCTCGGTGCGCAGCCGCACCCGCGACCTGCTGACCGCCGAGCGCAGCGCGCTCAACCTGCTCTGCCACCTCTCCGGCATCGCCACCGCCACCCGGCAGTGGGCCGACGTGCTGGAGGGCACCGGCGCGGTGGTCCGCGACACCCGCAAGACCCACCCGGGCCTGCGGGCGCTGCAGAAGTACGCGGTGCGGGCCGGCGGCGGCATGAACCACCGGATGGCGCTCTCCGACGCGGCGCTGATCAAGGACAACCACGTGGTCGCCGCGGGCGGCGTGGCGCAGGCCTTCCTGGCCGTCCGGGCCGCCTACCCCGAGCTGCCGGTGGAGGTCGAGGTCGACGCTCTGGAGCAGATCCCGCCGGTGCTGGAGGCCGGGGCGGACCTGATCCTGCTCGACAACTTCAGCATCCCCGAGCTCAAGGACGCGGTGCAGCTGGTGGCCGGCCGGGCCCGGCTGGAAGCTTCCGGTGGTCTGACCCTGGCCACCGCGCGCGCGGTGGCCGAGACTGGTGTCGACTACCTGGCCGTCGGAGCACTCACCCACTCCTCGCCGATCCTGGACATCGGCCTGGACTTGCGCGCGTAA
- the panC gene encoding pantoate--beta-alanine ligase — protein MARPKPAAKASTHRKTALTHTIADFEPAFWPDEQPVDNAVVMTMGALHEGHAALIRAARKEVGADGRVAVTVFVNPLQFGAGEDLDRYPRTLAADVRLAEEAGADVVFAPLPEEVYPNGDPQVRISAGPMGERFEGATRPGHFDGMLTVVAKMLHITDPDFAFFGEKDAQQLAIVQRMVADLDFDVEVIGVPTVREADGLALSSRNRFLSEDERAQALALSRALFAGRDVAAKGPQAVREAAAAALADADGVTLDYLALIDPDDFTEAPDDFQGEAVLAVAAKVGSTRLIDNVRMIVR, from the coding sequence ATGGCACGACCGAAGCCGGCCGCCAAGGCGTCCACGCACCGCAAGACCGCCCTGACCCACACCATCGCCGACTTCGAGCCCGCCTTCTGGCCGGACGAGCAGCCGGTGGACAACGCCGTGGTGATGACCATGGGCGCGCTGCACGAGGGCCACGCCGCGCTGATCCGGGCCGCCCGCAAGGAGGTCGGCGCGGACGGCCGGGTGGCGGTGACGGTCTTCGTCAACCCGCTGCAGTTCGGCGCCGGCGAGGACCTTGACCGCTACCCGCGCACGCTGGCCGCCGACGTCCGACTCGCCGAGGAGGCCGGCGCGGACGTGGTCTTCGCCCCGCTGCCCGAGGAGGTCTACCCGAACGGCGACCCGCAGGTGCGGATCTCCGCGGGCCCGATGGGCGAGCGCTTCGAGGGGGCCACCCGCCCCGGCCACTTCGACGGCATGCTGACCGTGGTGGCCAAGATGCTGCACATCACCGACCCGGACTTCGCCTTCTTCGGCGAGAAGGACGCCCAGCAGCTGGCGATCGTCCAGCGGATGGTGGCCGACCTCGACTTCGACGTGGAGGTGATCGGCGTCCCGACCGTCCGTGAGGCGGACGGCCTGGCGCTCTCCTCGCGCAACCGCTTCCTCTCCGAGGACGAGCGCGCCCAGGCGCTCGCCCTCTCCCGCGCGCTGTTCGCCGGCCGCGACGTCGCCGCGAAGGGACCGCAGGCCGTCCGCGAGGCCGCCGCGGCCGCCCTGGCCGACGCCGACGGCGTCACCCTCGACTACCTCGCCCTGATCGACCCCGACGACTTCACCGAGGCGCCGGACGACTTCCAGGGCGAGGCCGTGCTGGCCGTCGCCGCCAAGGTGGGCTCCACCCGCCTGATCGACAACGTCCGCATGATCGTCCGCTAG
- a CDS encoding amino-acid N-acetyltransferase → MEVTIRRARTNDVRTVRRLIDAYSQDGILLDKPTVTLFESVQEFWVAERLDNGEVVACGALHVMWHDLAEVRTLAVDPICRGHGVGHRLLEQLLETARWLGVRRIFCLTFEVAFFAKHGFVEIGETDDGTTDPAVIATEVYEELLHSYDEGVAEFLGLERVKPNTLGNSRMLLHL, encoded by the coding sequence ATGGAGGTCACCATCCGCCGGGCGCGGACCAACGATGTCAGGACCGTGCGACGGCTCATCGACGCTTACTCGCAGGACGGCATTCTGCTCGACAAGCCCACCGTCACCCTGTTCGAATCCGTCCAGGAGTTCTGGGTCGCCGAACGGCTGGACAACGGCGAAGTGGTCGCCTGCGGCGCGTTGCACGTGATGTGGCATGACCTCGCCGAGGTGCGCACACTCGCGGTGGATCCGATCTGCCGAGGTCACGGTGTCGGACATCGGCTACTTGAACAGTTGCTGGAGACCGCGCGGTGGCTCGGTGTACGTCGGATTTTCTGCTTGACGTTCGAGGTGGCGTTCTTCGCGAAACACGGCTTCGTCGAGATCGGTGAAACCGATGATGGTACGACAGACCCGGCTGTCATCGCTACGGAAGTGTATGAAGAACTCCTGCACTCGTACGACGAAGGAGTCGCCGAGTTCCTCGGCCTGGAGCGAGTGAAGCCCAACACCCTGGGCAACTCGCGCATGCTACTGCATCTCTGA
- a CDS encoding Lsr2 family protein, whose amino-acid sequence MAQRVQVILEDDLDGGSADETVTFALDGVAYEIDLTSANADKLRSLLAPYVDKGRKQSGRLTSVRRAGSRGTARPAAGSADTAKIRTWAKDNGFSVNDRGRVPSNVREAYEAANAS is encoded by the coding sequence GTGGCACAGAGGGTGCAGGTCATTCTTGAAGACGATCTCGACGGCGGTTCGGCGGACGAGACGGTGACGTTCGCCCTCGACGGCGTTGCCTACGAGATCGACCTCACGTCCGCCAACGCGGACAAACTGCGCAGCCTGTTGGCTCCGTATGTCGACAAGGGCCGCAAGCAGAGCGGTCGGCTCACCAGCGTTCGCCGGGCCGGCAGCCGCGGCACTGCGCGTCCGGCCGCCGGCAGCGCGGACACCGCCAAGATCCGCACGTGGGCGAAGGACAACGGATTCTCGGTCAACGACCGCGGCCGCGTCCCCAGCAATGTGCGTGAGGCGTACGAGGCGGCCAACGCCTCCTGA
- a CDS encoding sensor histidine kinase codes for MHRLNAWLRGHPLVVDGAWALVVLCLTALSTLGDSGLRMVAYVAISLALGVLMVVRRRWTDLTVVAALVIGLGQILLNVSPNTSSIAYLVFVYTAAAFGSQWISRLALVSGLVAGPLTYLRFQADVNDPHNSTTKAVFYATLLSTPFILCWAWGRLTRVRRAYLVELEDRAARLERERDAQAQVAVAAERARIARELHDVVAHNVSVMIVQADGAAYVLDNSPQQAKEALGTIASTGRQALVEMRRLLGVLRTSDAAGEYVPQPSVEELPELLDQVRTAGLPVEFSSTGVARELPRGVELTVYRIVQEALTNVRKHGGPGASARVAVDFGDRNLNVLIEDDGRGATDEKLAHGGADGLGHGLIGMRERIGMVSGSLDAGPRPGGGFRIRAVLPLKTGK; via the coding sequence GTGCATCGACTCAACGCCTGGCTTCGCGGACACCCGCTGGTGGTCGATGGCGCCTGGGCGCTCGTCGTGCTCTGCCTGACGGCGCTGTCGACCCTCGGCGACTCCGGCCTGCGGATGGTGGCCTACGTCGCCATCTCGCTCGCGCTCGGCGTCCTGATGGTGGTCCGCCGGCGCTGGACCGACCTGACCGTGGTCGCCGCGCTGGTGATCGGCCTCGGCCAGATCCTGCTGAACGTGTCTCCGAACACCTCCTCCATCGCCTACCTGGTCTTCGTCTACACCGCCGCCGCCTTCGGCTCGCAGTGGATCTCCCGGTTGGCGCTGGTCAGCGGCCTGGTGGCCGGACCGCTCACCTACCTGAGGTTCCAGGCCGACGTCAACGACCCGCACAACAGCACGACCAAGGCCGTCTTCTACGCCACCCTGCTCTCCACCCCGTTCATCCTGTGCTGGGCATGGGGCCGGCTGACCCGGGTCCGCCGGGCCTACCTGGTCGAGCTGGAGGACCGGGCCGCCCGGCTGGAGCGCGAGCGGGACGCCCAGGCGCAGGTGGCGGTGGCCGCCGAGCGGGCCCGGATCGCCCGCGAGCTGCACGACGTGGTCGCGCACAACGTCTCCGTCATGATCGTCCAGGCCGACGGCGCCGCGTACGTGCTGGACAACTCGCCGCAGCAGGCCAAGGAGGCGCTCGGCACGATCGCCTCCACCGGCCGCCAGGCGCTGGTGGAGATGCGCCGGCTGCTGGGCGTGCTGCGCACCTCCGACGCGGCCGGCGAGTACGTGCCGCAGCCCAGCGTCGAGGAGCTGCCCGAGCTGCTCGACCAGGTCCGCACGGCCGGGCTGCCGGTCGAGTTCTCCAGCACCGGCGTGGCCCGCGAGCTGCCGCGCGGCGTCGAGCTGACGGTCTACCGGATCGTCCAGGAGGCGCTCACCAACGTCCGCAAGCACGGCGGCCCGGGGGCCAGCGCCCGGGTCGCGGTGGACTTCGGCGACCGCAACCTCAATGTGCTGATCGAGGACGACGGCCGCGGGGCGACCGACGAGAAGCTAGCCCACGGCGGAGCCGACGGACTCGGCCATGGTCTGATCGGCATGCGCGAGCGGATCGGCATGGTCAGCGGCAGCCTGGACGCCGGCCCGCGCCCCGGCGGCGGCTTCCGGATCCGCGCCGTCCTTCCCCTGAAAACCGGCAAATAG
- the panD gene encoding aspartate 1-decarboxylase, with amino-acid sequence MLRTMLKSKIHRATVTQADLHYVGSVTVDQDLLDAADLLPGELVHIVDINNGARLETYTIAGPRGTGVIGINGAAARLVHPGDLVILIAYGQMDTAEAKSYQPKVVFVDADNKITGTGADPAEALPGTDTLRGDAVHAL; translated from the coding sequence GTGCTCCGCACCATGCTCAAGTCCAAGATCCACCGTGCCACCGTCACCCAGGCCGACCTGCACTACGTCGGCTCGGTCACCGTCGACCAGGACCTGCTCGACGCCGCGGACCTGCTCCCCGGCGAGCTGGTCCACATCGTCGACATCAACAACGGCGCCCGGCTGGAGACCTACACCATCGCCGGCCCCCGCGGCACCGGCGTGATCGGCATCAACGGCGCGGCCGCCCGCCTGGTCCACCCGGGCGACCTGGTGATACTCATCGCCTACGGGCAGATGGACACGGCGGAGGCGAAGTCCTACCAGCCGAAGGTGGTCTTCGTGGACGCCGACAACAAGATCACCGGCACCGGTGCGGACCCGGCAGAGGCCCTGCCGGGGACGGACACCCTGCGCGGCGACGCCGTGCACGCCCTCTAG
- a CDS encoding SAM-dependent methyltransferase, with protein MSWMRWREAMEQALYGAQDGFYRRPEGPAGHFRTSVHASRQYGEAVGRLLLEVDEALGHPQEIALIDVGAGRGELVSALAGLLPGRLRAYGVELAARPDGLPDGVRWTTAPPRGAVGLLFANEWLDNVPLDVAEPDEAGRLRYVEVSTTGQERLGPPLSAEDADWAARWWPADAPRVELGGPRDAAWAAAVAALDRGLAVAVDYAHRTSDRPIFGSLTGFRAGREVPPVPDGSCDLTAHVALDSAAVRGAQVVHTLWTTQREALHALGVHGARPPLALASSDPADYLRALGAAGEAAELTASAGLGGFGWLLQAVRMPVPRSLQALSGWQTLTP; from the coding sequence ATGAGCTGGATGCGGTGGCGAGAAGCCATGGAGCAGGCCCTGTACGGGGCGCAGGACGGTTTCTACCGCAGGCCGGAGGGCCCGGCGGGGCACTTCCGCACCTCGGTGCACGCCTCGCGCCAGTACGGGGAGGCGGTCGGCCGGCTACTGCTCGAGGTGGACGAGGCGCTCGGCCACCCGCAGGAGATCGCCCTGATCGACGTCGGGGCCGGGCGCGGCGAGCTGGTGTCCGCGCTGGCGGGCCTGCTGCCCGGGCGGCTGCGCGCGTACGGGGTCGAGCTGGCCGCCCGGCCGGACGGGCTGCCGGACGGCGTGCGGTGGACCACCGCGCCGCCGCGCGGGGCGGTCGGGCTGCTGTTCGCCAACGAGTGGCTGGACAACGTGCCGCTGGACGTCGCCGAGCCCGACGAGGCCGGGCGGCTGCGCTACGTCGAGGTGTCGACGACGGGCCAGGAGCGCCTGGGCCCGCCGCTGAGCGCCGAGGACGCCGACTGGGCCGCCCGCTGGTGGCCCGCCGACGCGCCCCGGGTGGAGCTCGGCGGCCCGCGCGACGCGGCCTGGGCCGCCGCGGTGGCCGCGCTGGACCGCGGCCTGGCGGTGGCGGTGGACTACGCGCACCGGACGTCGGACCGGCCGATCTTCGGGTCGCTGACCGGGTTCCGGGCCGGCCGGGAGGTGCCGCCGGTCCCGGACGGCAGCTGCGACCTCACGGCCCATGTGGCGCTGGACTCCGCGGCGGTGCGTGGTGCACAGGTTGTCCACACCCTGTGGACAACGCAGCGCGAGGCACTGCACGCCCTGGGCGTGCACGGCGCGCGCCCCCCGCTCGCACTGGCGTCGAGCGACCCCGCCGACTACCTCCGTGCGCTCGGTGCCGCCGGTGAGGCCGCCGAGCTGACCGCCTCCGCCGGCCTGGGCGGATTCGGCTGGCTGCTGCAGGCCGTCCGCATGCCGGTACCGAGAAGCTTGCAAGCCCTGTCGGGATGGCAGACTCTGACCCCATGA
- a CDS encoding L-aspartate oxidase: MPVTHRLTAPAPGWTATTDVVVVGSGVAGLTVALGVRKAGLRVTVVTKAMLDDGSTRWAQGGIAAALGEGDTPEQHLDDTLVAGAGLCDEEAVGVLVTEGPEAVRHLIATGAAFDQDADGEILLTREGGHHRRRIAHAGGDATGAEISRALVAAVRSDPGLELIEHALVLDLLTDADGHAAGLTLHVMGEGQRDGVGAIRARAVVLATGGMGQVFSATTNPAVSTGDGVALALRAGAAVTDLEFVQFHPTVMWLGPEAEGQQPLVSEAVRGEGAYLVDAAGTRFMVGQHELNELAPRDIVAKAITRQMQAQGAEHMYLDGRHFGATMWQERFPTILASCRAHGIDPINGLIPISPAAHHASGGVRTDLRGRTTVPGLYACGEVACTGVHGANRLASNSLLEGLVFAERIAADLTGRYAAGDLPERSVDVPAARAARTVPLPAPEARAEIQRLMSSGAGVLRSAAGMAATADGLAALGRAAAAQVAEEKPADPRVETWEAANLHLVATALVAAAAQRAETRGCHWREDFPERDDEHWQRHLITTLDAVSGDPISTPEER; this comes from the coding sequence ATGCCAGTGACCCACCGCCTCACCGCCCCCGCGCCGGGCTGGACCGCCACCACCGACGTGGTCGTGGTCGGCTCCGGCGTGGCCGGGCTGACCGTCGCGCTGGGCGTCCGCAAGGCCGGCCTGCGGGTGACGGTGGTCACCAAGGCCATGCTGGACGACGGCTCCACCCGCTGGGCCCAGGGCGGCATCGCGGCCGCCCTGGGCGAGGGGGACACCCCCGAGCAGCACCTGGACGACACCCTGGTCGCGGGCGCCGGGCTCTGCGACGAGGAGGCCGTCGGCGTCCTGGTCACCGAGGGCCCGGAAGCCGTGCGTCATCTGATCGCCACCGGTGCCGCCTTCGACCAGGACGCCGACGGCGAGATCCTGCTCACCCGCGAGGGCGGCCACCATCGCCGCCGGATCGCGCACGCGGGCGGCGACGCGACCGGCGCCGAGATATCGCGCGCCCTGGTCGCCGCCGTGCGCAGCGACCCCGGCCTCGAACTGATCGAGCACGCGCTCGTCCTCGACCTGCTGACCGACGCCGACGGCCACGCGGCCGGCCTCACCCTGCACGTGATGGGCGAGGGCCAGCGCGACGGCGTCGGCGCGATCCGGGCCCGCGCCGTGGTGCTGGCCACCGGCGGGATGGGCCAGGTCTTCTCCGCCACCACCAACCCGGCGGTCTCCACCGGCGACGGTGTGGCACTGGCGCTGCGCGCCGGGGCCGCTGTGACCGACCTGGAGTTCGTCCAGTTCCACCCCACCGTGATGTGGCTGGGCCCGGAGGCCGAGGGCCAGCAGCCGCTGGTCTCCGAGGCCGTCCGCGGCGAGGGCGCCTACCTGGTGGACGCCGCCGGCACCCGGTTCATGGTCGGGCAGCACGAGCTCAACGAGCTGGCGCCGCGGGACATCGTCGCCAAGGCGATCACCCGGCAGATGCAGGCCCAGGGCGCCGAGCACATGTACCTGGACGGACGGCACTTCGGCGCCACGATGTGGCAGGAGCGCTTCCCCACCATCCTGGCCTCCTGCCGCGCGCACGGCATCGACCCGATCAACGGGCTGATCCCGATCTCCCCCGCCGCGCACCACGCCTCCGGCGGCGTCCGCACCGACCTGCGCGGGCGGACCACCGTCCCGGGCCTGTACGCCTGCGGCGAGGTGGCCTGCACCGGGGTGCACGGCGCCAACCGGCTGGCCTCCAACTCGCTGCTCGAAGGCCTGGTCTTCGCCGAGCGGATCGCCGCCGACCTGACCGGGCGGTACGCGGCCGGCGACCTGCCGGAGCGCTCGGTGGACGTCCCCGCCGCCCGCGCCGCGCGGACCGTCCCGCTGCCCGCGCCCGAGGCCCGGGCCGAGATCCAGCGGCTGATGAGCTCCGGCGCGGGCGTGCTGCGCTCGGCCGCCGGCATGGCCGCCACCGCCGACGGGCTGGCCGCACTGGGCCGGGCCGCCGCCGCGCAGGTCGCCGAGGAGAAGCCCGCCGACCCGCGGGTGGAGACCTGGGAGGCCGCCAACCTGCATCTGGTCGCCACCGCCCTGGTGGCCGCCGCCGCTCAGCGCGCCGAGACCCGCGGCTGCCACTGGCGCGAGGACTTCCCCGAGCGGGACGACGAGCACTGGCAGCGCCACCTGATCACCACCCTGGACGCCGTGTCCGGCGACCCCATCAGTACTCCTGAGGAGCGGTAA
- a CDS encoding BlaI/MecI/CopY family transcriptional regulator gives MVRPLGELENAIMTRVWEWNRPVTVREVLLDLREERDIAYTTAMTVLDKLYRKGWLRRERAGRAYRYEPVSSREAYTAALMNEAWATSDNPAAALVHFFGLMSPEQREALRDALRVAGPDATGETGEQPTR, from the coding sequence ATGGTGCGGCCGCTCGGTGAACTGGAGAACGCCATCATGACCCGGGTGTGGGAGTGGAACCGCCCGGTCACCGTTCGCGAGGTTCTGCTCGATCTGCGCGAGGAACGGGATATCGCCTACACCACGGCGATGACCGTGCTCGACAAGCTCTACAGAAAGGGCTGGCTGCGCAGGGAACGCGCGGGCCGCGCCTATCGATATGAGCCGGTCTCCTCGCGCGAGGCGTACACCGCCGCGCTGATGAACGAGGCCTGGGCCACCAGCGACAATCCGGCGGCGGCCCTGGTGCACTTCTTCGGGCTGATGTCGCCCGAGCAGCGCGAGGCACTGCGGGACGCGCTGCGGGTGGCCGGACCGGACGCCACCGGGGAGACCGGCGAGCAGCCGACGCGATAA